One segment of Streptomyces bathyalis DNA contains the following:
- a CDS encoding methyltransferase, whose translation MTADTNTSRIPSLTHNRLTPMMSAYKETSVLKAGIKLGVFDELAREEPQDAESLARRLGSDPRGMRILLNALAALELIETDGRQYRLPPGAAELLSRDSDGYAGDMIHVIASDYEWDALKNLDGAVRNGGTVLDEHAETPEYSYWEDFAAFAPHVARPTARVLADALEPWARDRESLDVLDLACGHGIYGYTVAQRFEQAAVWSLDWENVLDVAAKHAGSMGVRERTNFIAGDMFDVSFGGEYDLVLITNVLHHFSDERARELLSRAAAALRPGGKIGIVGFTTSDAPPALDPAPHLFSVLMLVWTSEGEVHSERNYRRMFTDCGLEEPSVHQVENLPFRVLLADRA comes from the coding sequence ATGACGGCTGACACCAACACTTCTCGAATCCCGTCCCTCACGCACAACCGGCTGACGCCGATGATGTCCGCGTACAAGGAGACGAGCGTCCTCAAGGCCGGGATCAAGCTGGGCGTCTTCGACGAGCTCGCGCGCGAGGAGCCGCAGGACGCGGAATCGCTGGCCCGCCGGCTCGGCTCGGACCCGCGCGGCATGCGGATCCTCCTCAACGCGCTCGCGGCCCTGGAACTGATCGAGACGGACGGCCGGCAGTACCGGCTGCCCCCGGGCGCCGCGGAGTTGCTCTCGCGTGACAGCGACGGCTACGCGGGCGACATGATCCACGTCATCGCCAGCGACTACGAGTGGGACGCGCTGAAGAACCTCGACGGCGCCGTGCGCAACGGCGGCACCGTCCTCGACGAACACGCGGAGACCCCCGAGTACTCGTACTGGGAGGACTTCGCCGCATTCGCGCCGCACGTCGCCAGGCCCACCGCCCGCGTGCTGGCCGACGCCCTGGAGCCGTGGGCCCGTGACCGCGAGAGCCTGGACGTGCTCGACCTCGCGTGCGGGCACGGCATCTACGGATACACCGTCGCTCAGCGCTTCGAACAGGCAGCCGTCTGGTCGCTGGACTGGGAGAACGTGCTCGACGTGGCCGCGAAGCACGCCGGATCCATGGGCGTGCGGGAGCGCACGAACTTCATCGCCGGTGACATGTTCGACGTCTCGTTCGGCGGCGAATACGACCTGGTGCTCATCACGAACGTGCTGCACCACTTCTCCGACGAGCGCGCCCGGGAGCTGCTGTCGCGCGCGGCGGCCGCCCTGCGCCCCGGCGGGAAGATCGGCATCGTCGGCTTCACCACGAGCGACGCCCCGCCCGCCCTGGATCCGGCGCCGCATCTGTTCTCGGTGCTGATGCTCGTGTGGACGTCCGAGGGCGAGGTGCACTCGGAGCGGAACTACCGCCGGATGTTCACGGACTGCGGCCTGGAGGAGCCCTCCGTCCACCAGGTGGAGAACCTGCCCTTCCGCGTACTGCTCGCGGACCGGGCCTGA
- a CDS encoding helix-turn-helix domain-containing protein — MSQAKPLLGARENLLAGVALVQRLRDRRDCTVQKVTEALDEAFPADRASLKVRRVRDESVRFAVTTAQELWAEGKDVSDSEMQVYCSQMLELSRSGCSFGDLTAGCELVGSTMLADMWSVAEAGDLASLADFTKWQAEQVARILERVQQTLCEAMRDESRSIKVRREYAQALSKGFATEELAVAADLGAICSYVVIVPIVADPALRHEILLAAEAADEGDWGRVMICDGEPYPAVFLAIADEADWNGDAPVRRMARARGLYRALRGRLGRGWAIAAAEAEVPGDVPAALERARGIASVARHSSSCGVITEEMIPLDRAIVSDKDLRDSLCQVIAPLRPYPELTESLDLLYRFDLDRGRTAHALGIHRRTLVHRLRRISEKTNLNPVSSRGVEVLQAGLVAARAAGLLGMPKPPRPKRATG; from the coding sequence ATGTCACAGGCGAAACCTCTGCTGGGAGCACGAGAAAATCTACTTGCCGGAGTCGCACTGGTACAGCGGCTGCGTGACCGGCGGGACTGCACCGTCCAGAAGGTCACCGAGGCACTTGACGAGGCATTTCCCGCAGATCGTGCGTCCCTGAAGGTACGCAGGGTCCGCGACGAATCGGTCCGTTTCGCGGTGACCACGGCACAGGAGCTGTGGGCCGAGGGGAAGGACGTGTCCGACTCCGAAATGCAGGTCTACTGCTCGCAGATGCTGGAGCTGTCCCGGTCGGGCTGCTCGTTCGGCGATCTGACGGCGGGCTGTGAGCTGGTCGGATCCACCATGCTGGCCGACATGTGGTCCGTCGCGGAGGCCGGGGACCTCGCGAGCCTGGCCGATTTCACCAAGTGGCAGGCGGAGCAGGTCGCCCGCATCCTCGAGCGGGTCCAGCAGACCCTGTGCGAGGCCATGCGTGACGAGAGCCGCAGCATCAAGGTGCGCCGCGAGTACGCACAGGCGCTGAGCAAGGGCTTCGCCACCGAAGAACTCGCGGTGGCCGCCGACCTGGGCGCGATCTGCTCCTACGTCGTGATCGTCCCCATCGTGGCGGACCCCGCGCTGCGCCACGAGATCCTGCTGGCCGCGGAGGCGGCCGACGAGGGCGACTGGGGCAGGGTGATGATCTGCGACGGCGAGCCGTACCCGGCGGTCTTCCTCGCCATCGCCGACGAGGCCGACTGGAACGGCGACGCCCCCGTGCGCCGCATGGCACGGGCCCGCGGCCTGTACCGCGCGCTGCGCGGACGGCTTGGCCGCGGCTGGGCGATCGCCGCCGCGGAGGCCGAGGTGCCCGGCGACGTCCCGGCCGCCCTGGAGCGGGCCAGGGGGATCGCGAGCGTGGCCCGCCACTCCAGCTCGTGCGGGGTCATCACCGAGGAGATGATCCCCCTCGACCGCGCCATCGTCTCCGACAAGGACCTGCGCGACTCGCTGTGCCAGGTGATCGCGCCGCTGCGTCCGTACCCCGAGCTGACCGAAAGCCTCGACCTGCTCTACCGCTTCGACCTGGACCGGGGCCGCACGGCGCACGCCCTGGGCATCCACCGCCGGACTCTGGTGCACCGGCTGCGGCGGATCTCGGAGAAGACGAACCTCAACCCGGTCTCCAGCCGTGGCGTGGAAGTCCTGCAGGCCGGACTGGTGGCGGCCCGCGCCGCCGGGCTGCTGGGCATGCCGAAGCCGCCGCGGCCCAAGCGGGCCACGGGCTGA
- a CDS encoding 2-oxo acid dehydrogenase subunit E2: MSDITVPRLNNNDASYVLLEWLFEDGQDVPQGAVVAMVETAKAVEEIVAESSGIMRQERKQGDECAPGDVLGRLLDPAQAGGTGASGTSGGAGEDAAAAPPGESPAVQDPETLRGLTITEPAAAFMARHGIPAGGLATLGKSVITRADVEQLAAAPAEEDGKVVDIGRHQQAVASTVERSMREIPQAFALMKIRGSALADQRKAVRLETGLIVSALEVLVLVTGRLAADFPMIHARRIDDRHVALADDMHVGITIDSGNGLYIPVVRSVAHKSLGEVAAEIEEFRKKSLTGDFRARDLTGAHLSVSVANYADLSCSVPFVQPGQTCMLSLCGTQYETDPADGSRVPFFHVGLSYDHRVVNGRLAARYLKSAKALLESPESLAGICRAAEQTVPHQTEESRDDG; the protein is encoded by the coding sequence GTGTCCGATATCACCGTTCCCAGGCTCAACAACAACGACGCGTCGTACGTGCTCCTGGAATGGCTCTTCGAGGACGGGCAGGACGTACCCCAGGGCGCCGTCGTCGCCATGGTCGAGACGGCCAAGGCCGTCGAGGAGATCGTCGCGGAGTCCTCCGGGATCATGCGGCAGGAGCGCAAGCAGGGCGACGAGTGCGCCCCGGGCGACGTGCTCGGACGGCTGCTGGACCCGGCGCAGGCCGGTGGAACCGGCGCGAGCGGCACCTCCGGTGGAGCGGGCGAGGATGCCGCGGCCGCACCGCCTGGTGAGTCGCCCGCGGTCCAGGACCCGGAAACCCTCCGGGGGTTGACCATCACCGAGCCCGCTGCCGCGTTCATGGCACGCCACGGCATACCGGCCGGCGGGCTCGCGACGCTCGGCAAGAGCGTCATCACACGCGCCGACGTCGAGCAGCTCGCTGCCGCGCCCGCGGAGGAGGACGGGAAGGTCGTCGACATCGGCCGCCACCAGCAGGCGGTGGCCTCCACCGTCGAACGCTCGATGCGGGAGATCCCGCAGGCATTCGCCCTGATGAAGATCCGGGGGAGCGCGTTGGCCGACCAGCGCAAGGCGGTACGGCTCGAGACGGGACTCATCGTCTCCGCGCTGGAAGTGCTCGTCCTGGTGACCGGCAGGCTGGCCGCCGACTTCCCGATGATCCACGCCCGGCGGATCGACGACCGCCACGTCGCCCTGGCCGACGACATGCACGTCGGCATCACGATCGACTCGGGGAACGGCCTCTACATTCCCGTCGTCCGCTCCGTCGCGCACAAGTCCCTCGGCGAAGTGGCCGCGGAGATCGAGGAGTTCCGCAAGAAGTCGCTGACCGGTGACTTCCGGGCCCGCGACCTGACGGGCGCCCATCTGTCGGTCTCCGTCGCCAACTACGCGGACCTGTCGTGTTCCGTGCCGTTCGTACAGCCGGGACAGACCTGCATGCTCTCGCTCTGCGGCACGCAGTACGAGACCGACCCCGCCGACGGCAGCCGGGTCCCGTTCTTCCACGTCGGGCTCTCCTACGACCACCGCGTCGTCAACGGACGCCTGGCCGCTCGCTACCTCAAGTCCGCGAAGGCACTTCTCGAGAGCCCGGAGTCTCTCGCCGGGATCTGCCGTGCCGCGGAGCAGACCGTGCCCCACCAGACGGAGGAGAGCCGTGATGACGGCTGA
- a CDS encoding TcmI family type II polyketide cyclase — protein sequence MQHRTMMVNRFKDPSAHLEIADLFAEHDRSSLPIELGVSRRTLFRYRDLYVHLIETDEELMPNLNAARQDPHFQKINERLGHLLDRYDSKWTEMEDSRAEAFYDWVPEHRR from the coding sequence ATGCAGCACCGAACCATGATGGTCAACCGATTCAAGGACCCCTCGGCCCATCTCGAGATCGCCGACCTGTTCGCTGAGCACGACCGCAGCTCGCTGCCGATCGAGCTGGGCGTCTCCCGGCGGACGCTCTTCCGCTACCGCGACCTGTACGTGCACCTCATCGAGACCGATGAGGAGCTCATGCCCAACCTCAACGCGGCGCGGCAGGACCCCCACTTCCAGAAGATCAACGAGCGTCTCGGGCATCTGCTGGACCGCTACGACAGCAAGTGGACGGAGATGGAGGACTCGCGCGCCGAGGCCTTCTACGACTGGGTGCCCGAACACCGGAGGTGA
- a CDS encoding alpha-ketoacid dehydrogenase subunit beta, producing the protein MPRSERIVENLNAALHKVFAEDERAYLIGEDLADPYGGAFKVGRGLSTKYPERVLSTPLSENGLLGVANGLALTGNTVIAEIMFGDFAFLAFDQIVNFAAKSVSMYGSRQPLRLVVRCPVGGHRGYGPTHSQAVQKHFLGVPDLALYELTPFHDSADVFAEMAERREPCLHFEDKTLYGRRRWVDGTDELFEFGFAGPRREYGTAVPRVGATDVDCVIVSTGGTAPLALEAARRLFLEAEIVCRLVVPSRLYPFDPGPVESMLAGARRIVVVEEGVAGGTWGADVADEIYRRLWPSLRDRVRLVHSRASVIPSAAHLERDVLVQAEDIEKAVREAPER; encoded by the coding sequence ATGCCTCGCTCCGAGCGCATAGTCGAGAACCTGAACGCCGCGCTGCACAAGGTCTTCGCCGAGGACGAGCGGGCGTACCTCATCGGTGAGGACCTGGCCGATCCCTACGGCGGCGCCTTCAAGGTGGGCAGGGGACTGAGCACCAAGTATCCGGAGCGCGTGCTCAGTACGCCCCTGAGCGAGAACGGTCTGCTCGGCGTGGCGAACGGTCTCGCGCTGACCGGCAACACCGTGATCGCCGAGATCATGTTCGGCGACTTCGCCTTCCTCGCCTTCGACCAGATCGTCAACTTCGCGGCCAAGTCGGTCTCGATGTACGGCTCGCGGCAGCCGCTGCGGCTCGTCGTGCGGTGCCCCGTCGGCGGGCACCGCGGGTACGGCCCGACGCACAGCCAGGCCGTGCAGAAGCACTTCCTCGGCGTGCCCGATCTGGCGCTGTACGAGCTGACGCCGTTCCACGACAGCGCCGACGTCTTCGCGGAGATGGCCGAACGCCGGGAACCCTGCCTCCACTTCGAGGACAAGACCCTCTACGGCCGTCGCCGCTGGGTTGACGGGACGGACGAGCTCTTCGAGTTCGGGTTCGCCGGTCCCCGGCGGGAGTACGGCACGGCGGTGCCGCGCGTGGGGGCCACCGACGTGGACTGCGTGATCGTCTCGACCGGAGGCACCGCACCGCTCGCCCTCGAGGCCGCCCGCCGGCTGTTCCTGGAGGCGGAGATCGTGTGCCGGCTGGTCGTGCCCTCGCGGCTGTATCCGTTCGACCCGGGACCCGTCGAGAGCATGCTCGCCGGTGCCCGGCGGATCGTCGTCGTCGAGGAAGGCGTCGCCGGCGGTACCTGGGGCGCCGACGTGGCCGACGAGATCTACCGGCGGCTGTGGCCGAGCCTGCGCGACAGGGTCAGGCTCGTCCACTCCCGCGCCAGCGTCATCCCCTCCGCCGCGCACCTCGAACGGGACGTGCTGGTGCAGGCGGAGGACATCGAGAAGGCCGTACGCGAGGCGCCCGAGCGGTAG
- a CDS encoding AfsR/SARP family transcriptional regulator — MLALLMLNANEVVPKSVFLDELWGEDPPVSAHNTLQTYIFQIRKWLSRVLGIDPADVSNERLVTEPGGYRFCVPDQRQLDLGEFMFLAQEGEKEFASRNYADAVRLLNASLSLWSGHDTVEARPGGVLEAKFTHLRERRLRALEDRIEADLMLGRHRELLGELSSLAIEHPLHESLHGKLMISLARSGRVPDALKAYQRLRTSLVEELGLEPSEQLRSLQQAVLAEDPRVKADGEHELLELSTRSAG; from the coding sequence GTGCTGGCCCTGCTCATGCTCAACGCCAATGAAGTGGTTCCGAAATCGGTCTTTCTGGACGAGCTGTGGGGCGAGGATCCTCCGGTCAGTGCGCACAACACTCTCCAGACGTACATCTTCCAGATCCGCAAGTGGCTCTCACGGGTGCTCGGCATCGACCCGGCGGACGTCAGCAACGAACGGCTCGTCACCGAGCCCGGCGGATACAGGTTCTGCGTGCCCGACCAACGGCAGCTCGACCTGGGGGAGTTCATGTTCCTCGCCCAGGAGGGCGAGAAGGAGTTCGCGTCCAGGAACTACGCGGACGCCGTACGGCTGCTGAACGCCTCGCTGAGCCTGTGGAGCGGCCACGACACCGTCGAGGCGCGGCCCGGCGGCGTCCTCGAGGCGAAGTTCACGCATCTGCGGGAGCGGCGTCTGCGCGCCCTGGAGGACCGCATCGAGGCCGACCTCATGCTGGGCAGGCACCGCGAGCTCCTCGGGGAGCTGTCCTCACTGGCCATAGAGCACCCGTTGCACGAGAGCCTGCACGGGAAGCTGATGATCTCGCTCGCCCGCTCGGGCCGCGTGCCCGACGCGCTCAAGGCCTATCAGCGGCTCCGCACAAGTCTGGTGGAGGAGCTGGGACTTGAGCCCTCGGAGCAGCTGAGGAGCCTGCAGCAGGCAGTGCTCGCCGAGGATCCCCGTGTGAAGGCCGACGGCGAGCACGAGCTCCTCGAACTCTCCACCCGGTCGGCCGGGTAG
- a CDS encoding TetR/AcrR family transcriptional regulator, giving the protein MSTSNGSGQPARTRRRGKALEEAIFAAALEELAEEGFEGATMEGIAERAHTGKSSIYRRWQTKQELVLDALRQGLPRLGDPLPDTGSLRGDLLYLLTRMAGVLDAPPGRALRGMIVDGRHPALVSAIDERLIQPRIQLIVDVLRRAADRGEISAAAPVLLAGTAGPAMVVQEQLLRGRPLSEARIAEVIDHVVFPALGILPPGLGDAPRRYRAQ; this is encoded by the coding sequence GTGAGCACGAGCAACGGGAGCGGACAACCCGCGCGGACCCGCCGCCGCGGAAAGGCCCTCGAGGAGGCGATCTTCGCTGCGGCGCTGGAGGAACTCGCCGAAGAGGGATTCGAGGGCGCCACGATGGAAGGCATCGCGGAGCGTGCGCACACCGGCAAGTCCTCCATCTACCGGCGCTGGCAGACCAAGCAGGAACTGGTTCTGGACGCCCTGCGGCAGGGGCTGCCCCGGCTCGGCGACCCGCTTCCCGACACAGGCTCGCTCCGGGGCGATCTGCTTTACCTGCTGACGCGCATGGCCGGCGTGCTCGACGCGCCGCCCGGCAGGGCGCTGCGCGGAATGATCGTGGACGGCAGGCACCCGGCACTGGTCTCGGCCATCGACGAGCGGCTCATCCAGCCACGCATCCAGCTCATCGTGGACGTGCTGCGGCGCGCCGCCGACCGCGGCGAGATCAGCGCCGCGGCTCCCGTCCTGCTCGCCGGTACCGCCGGTCCCGCGATGGTCGTCCAGGAACAGCTCCTGCGCGGGCGCCCGTTGAGCGAGGCCCGCATCGCGGAGGTCATCGACCACGTCGTCTTCCCGGCGCTCGGAATCCTCCCGCCGGGCCTGGGCGACGCGCCCCGGCGGTACCGGGCGCAGTAG
- a CDS encoding antibiotic biosynthesis monooxygenase family protein, translating to MATISADEDVFTLVNIFPVEPEDQQRLFEVLTDATGIIKRMPGYVSANVHLSHDGKYVINYAQWRSEADFRAMHARPEVQEHFDECRRLSKPQPVFCRVAYTHDAESDVERWS from the coding sequence ATGGCGACCATCTCGGCGGACGAGGACGTCTTCACGCTGGTGAACATCTTTCCGGTGGAACCGGAGGACCAGCAGCGCCTGTTCGAGGTGCTCACCGACGCGACGGGCATCATCAAACGGATGCCCGGCTACGTATCGGCGAACGTGCATCTGAGCCACGACGGGAAGTACGTCATCAACTACGCGCAATGGCGCAGCGAGGCCGACTTCCGCGCGATGCACGCCAGGCCCGAGGTCCAGGAGCACTTCGACGAGTGCCGGCGGCTGTCGAAGCCCCAGCCCGTCTTCTGCCGCGTGGCCTACACCCACGACGCGGAGAGCGACGTCGAGCGCTGGTCGTGA
- a CDS encoding thiamine pyrophosphate-dependent dehydrogenase E1 component subunit alpha: protein MSDTQTSPAAGGAAAPRTAPESPPGTALTDDDLELLLLIRHFELSLLGLFSEGKLNGTTHTCLGQEHVPVALAPLLDERDHVFSNHRGHGHYLARFRDPEGLLAEIMGREGAVCQGVGGSQHILRGRYLSTGVQGESLPVAVGVGLHLKEHEPGRAAVVHIGDGTWGEGSVYEALNMAQLWQVPVVVVVEHNGIAQSTPAEMQMAGSIEGRAAGFGVAYRSADAWDVDTLRATAGPAVEEVRATGRPLVLELSVPRIGPHSKGDDTRSEAELAAARARDWHARYEQLFPERFARAEDRMREQVARVVRDVDARPLSEWRDPCLAPSA from the coding sequence ATGAGCGACACGCAGACCTCTCCGGCCGCAGGAGGCGCCGCGGCGCCGCGCACGGCCCCCGAGTCCCCGCCCGGAACGGCGCTCACCGACGACGATCTCGAACTGCTGCTGCTCATCAGGCACTTCGAGCTCAGCCTGCTCGGCCTCTTCTCAGAGGGGAAGCTGAACGGCACGACACACACGTGCCTGGGGCAGGAGCATGTGCCGGTCGCCCTCGCGCCGTTGCTGGACGAGCGGGACCACGTCTTCAGCAACCACCGAGGCCACGGGCACTACTTGGCGCGCTTCCGCGACCCCGAGGGGCTGCTGGCCGAGATCATGGGCCGGGAGGGCGCCGTCTGCCAGGGCGTCGGCGGCAGCCAGCACATCCTGCGCGGCCGCTATCTCTCCACCGGCGTCCAGGGCGAGAGCCTCCCGGTGGCCGTCGGCGTCGGGCTGCACCTGAAGGAGCACGAGCCGGGCCGTGCCGCCGTCGTCCATATCGGTGACGGCACGTGGGGAGAGGGCAGCGTCTACGAAGCCCTCAACATGGCGCAGCTGTGGCAGGTGCCGGTCGTGGTCGTCGTCGAGCACAACGGGATCGCCCAGTCCACGCCGGCGGAGATGCAGATGGCGGGCTCCATCGAGGGGCGCGCCGCGGGATTCGGCGTCGCGTACCGCAGTGCCGACGCGTGGGACGTGGACACCCTCAGGGCCACCGCCGGTCCGGCCGTCGAGGAGGTGCGCGCGACGGGCAGGCCGCTCGTCCTCGAACTCTCGGTGCCCCGGATCGGCCCGCACAGCAAGGGTGACGACACCCGCAGCGAGGCCGAACTGGCTGCCGCCCGCGCACGCGACTGGCACGCGCGGTACGAGCAGCTGTTCCCGGAGCGCTTCGCACGCGCCGAGGACCGGATGCGGGAGCAGGTGGCGCGGGTGGTACGCGACGTCGACGCCAGGCCACTGTCGGAATGGAGGGACCCATGCCTCGCTCCGAGCGCATAG
- a CDS encoding NAD(P)-dependent oxidoreductase → MQRPMKLAVFGGTGRTGHHLIQQALDAGHDVTAVVRDPARLEIRHERLGVEQRNVFDPDAIAAVVDGADAVVTSLGKTSRQQPHVLRDGTRSIVAAMKATGTRRLVAVSNSVHTAEAGDSAGRRLVQRLLRLPLRVPLADVSDMEKEVEASGLDWTILRPARMKDGPRTGHYRLAVGEHVPGGWSIVRGDVADAILQVLDDERVIGTFVGQAT, encoded by the coding sequence ATGCAGCGGCCCATGAAGCTCGCGGTATTCGGTGGCACCGGACGCACGGGCCACCACCTCATCCAGCAGGCCCTCGACGCGGGGCACGACGTCACCGCCGTGGTGCGCGACCCCGCGCGCCTGGAGATCCGGCACGAACGGCTCGGCGTCGAGCAGAGGAACGTCTTCGACCCTGACGCCATCGCGGCGGTCGTCGACGGTGCCGACGCCGTCGTCACCTCCCTCGGCAAGACCTCACGGCAGCAGCCCCACGTGCTGCGGGACGGCACGAGAAGCATCGTCGCCGCGATGAAGGCCACGGGCACGCGCAGGCTCGTCGCGGTCAGCAACTCGGTGCACACCGCCGAGGCGGGCGACTCCGCCGGACGCCGGCTCGTCCAGCGCCTGTTGCGGCTGCCGCTGCGGGTGCCGCTCGCCGACGTCTCCGACATGGAGAAGGAGGTCGAGGCCAGCGGCCTGGACTGGACGATCCTGCGGCCCGCCCGGATGAAGGACGGACCCCGCACCGGCCACTACCGCCTCGCCGTCGGCGAGCACGTGCCGGGCGGGTGGTCGATCGTGCGCGGCGACGTCGCCGACGCGATCCTCCAGGTGCTCGACGACGAGCGCGTGATCGGGACGTTCGTCGGCCAGGCCACCTAG
- a CDS encoding NAD(P)H-binding protein: MTILVTGATGHVGRHVAAGLIEAGERVRVLTRNPRAASLPSEAAVHVGDLAQPDTLEGALDGVRRVFLFPVPETANEVAGLLEKAGVEHVVLLSSMSITEDGENNPSAQHHLTVERALRDRQFTWTFVRPTGFATNTLWRWGDAVRTDGVVRAPYGLSSRALIHEADIADVAVACLLGDGHAGRVLDLTGPELLTQEEQVRVIGEAAGRDVRFVEVTPEQARQAMAGSVAPEFAEMVLAALARQVEDPGPVLPTVEEVTGHPARTFAQWASDHAGDFRGTEER; encoded by the coding sequence GTGACGATCTTGGTTACAGGCGCCACCGGCCACGTCGGACGGCACGTGGCCGCCGGACTCATCGAGGCGGGCGAGAGGGTCCGCGTGCTCACGAGGAACCCGCGGGCCGCGTCATTGCCGTCCGAGGCCGCGGTCCACGTGGGCGATCTCGCGCAGCCCGACACCCTCGAAGGCGCACTCGACGGCGTGCGGCGCGTGTTCCTCTTCCCCGTCCCCGAGACCGCCAACGAGGTGGCCGGGTTGCTGGAGAAGGCCGGCGTCGAACACGTCGTGCTCCTGTCGTCGATGTCCATCACCGAGGACGGCGAGAACAATCCGAGCGCCCAGCACCACCTCACGGTCGAACGCGCCCTGCGGGACAGGCAGTTCACGTGGACGTTCGTCAGGCCCACCGGCTTCGCCACGAACACGCTCTGGCGCTGGGGAGACGCCGTCCGCACCGACGGAGTGGTACGGGCGCCCTACGGACTCTCCTCCCGCGCCCTGATCCACGAGGCCGACATCGCCGACGTGGCGGTCGCGTGCCTGCTCGGCGACGGCCACGCGGGACGCGTACTCGACCTGACGGGGCCCGAGTTGCTCACGCAGGAGGAGCAGGTACGGGTGATCGGCGAAGCGGCGGGCAGGGACGTGCGGTTCGTGGAGGTCACACCCGAGCAGGCCCGTCAGGCCATGGCCGGATCGGTGGCCCCCGAGTTCGCCGAGATGGTGCTCGCCGCCCTCGCCCGCCAGGTCGAGGACCCGGGGCCCGTGCTGCCCACCGTCGAGGAGGTGACGGGCCACCCGGCGCGGACCTTCGCGCAGTGGGCGAGCGACCACGCCGGGGACTTCCGCGGAACGGAGGAGCGATGA
- a CDS encoding MFS transporter, with translation MATTNSAQAEGKANPAAARAPGLVLAVLAGAQFLVALDITIILIAVPSIERDLGFSPAALQWVVNAYTLAFGGLLLLGGRLGDLAGKRRVFLAGTTVFVLASLCGGLAQDQVSLIASRAGQGIGAALLSPTAFALVATHFAEGPQRNRAFGVMSATAGGASALGVIAGGVLTDALTWRSAFFINVPLGALIFAGAVLLLSEPARPKRKLDVFGAVTVTVGSTALVNAAISASGGGWASAPTLISLAAAAVLLTAFVVIQATHSQPLVSLRLFVNRNRSGAFTVQLLNNCVNIGFYYFLSKFAQDVFHYDPLAAGFALLPAPLCVIIAAQTASRLLARTGPLPILVTGGLLLGGGLFYASFLTFDSAYATGMLPALILYASGFGSMVVPVTVTALAGIAPQDSGMATGVLNACQQVGTSFGLAAMVTVFAGALGEAPGKPGPQVVTDAYDQALTLGAGIALISLLVVVLTIRKRTSPGAG, from the coding sequence ATGGCAACGACGAATTCGGCGCAGGCCGAGGGGAAGGCGAACCCGGCCGCAGCACGCGCCCCCGGGTTGGTGCTCGCGGTACTCGCGGGCGCCCAGTTCCTGGTCGCCCTGGACATCACGATCATCCTGATCGCCGTACCGAGCATCGAGCGCGATCTCGGCTTCTCGCCGGCGGCGCTTCAATGGGTCGTCAACGCGTACACGCTCGCGTTCGGCGGTCTGCTTCTGCTCGGCGGCCGGCTCGGCGACCTGGCGGGCAAGCGCCGCGTCTTCCTCGCCGGCACCACCGTCTTCGTGCTCGCCTCCCTGTGCGGAGGGCTGGCGCAGGACCAGGTGTCGCTGATCGCGAGCCGGGCCGGTCAGGGGATCGGTGCGGCGCTGCTGTCTCCCACGGCGTTCGCGCTCGTCGCGACGCACTTCGCCGAAGGGCCGCAGCGCAACCGGGCGTTCGGGGTGATGAGCGCCACCGCGGGCGGGGCGTCGGCTCTCGGCGTCATCGCGGGCGGTGTCCTCACGGACGCCCTCACCTGGCGCTCGGCCTTCTTCATCAACGTGCCGCTCGGTGCGCTGATCTTCGCCGGTGCCGTGCTGCTGCTCTCCGAGCCGGCGCGGCCCAAGCGGAAGCTGGACGTCTTCGGTGCGGTGACCGTCACCGTCGGCTCCACCGCACTGGTCAACGCGGCGATCAGTGCGTCCGGGGGCGGTTGGGCCTCGGCGCCCACGCTGATCTCGCTCGCCGCCGCCGCCGTACTGCTGACCGCCTTCGTGGTGATCCAGGCGACGCACTCCCAACCGCTGGTCTCGCTCCGGCTGTTCGTCAACCGCAACAGGTCCGGCGCGTTCACCGTCCAGCTGCTGAACAACTGCGTGAACATCGGCTTCTACTACTTCCTGAGCAAGTTCGCCCAGGACGTCTTCCACTACGACCCGCTGGCCGCCGGCTTCGCGCTGCTGCCCGCGCCGCTGTGCGTCATCATCGCCGCGCAGACAGCCTCCAGGCTGCTGGCCAGGACGGGCCCGCTGCCGATCCTCGTCACCGGCGGACTGCTGCTGGGGGGCGGGCTGTTCTACGCCTCGTTCCTCACCTTCGACTCCGCCTACGCCACGGGGATGCTGCCCGCGCTGATCCTCTACGCGTCGGGCTTCGGCAGCATGGTCGTACCCGTGACCGTCACCGCCCTCGCAGGCATCGCCCCGCAGGACTCCGGCATGGCCACCGGCGTGCTCAACGCCTGCCAGCAGGTGGGCACTTCGTTCGGACTGGCCGCGATGGTCACCGTGTTCGCCGGTGCGCTGGGCGAGGCGCCGGGGAAGCCCGGGCCGCAGGTCGTCACCGACGCCTACGACCAGGCGCTGACGCTGGGCGCCGGCATCGCGCTCATCTCGCTGCTGGTGGTCGTGCTCACCATCCGCAAGCGGACCTCGCCCGGAGCGGGCTGA